The Candidatus Edwardsbacteria bacterium RifOxyA12_full_54_48 region GTCCTCTGTATCCTCAAATAGCTCTTCCGGAAATCGGCCGAGATATTCCCTGCCCCGGAACGCCAGATGCCCAGCACCAGACCATAGGCCCCGGCAATGCCGATCAATGGAGCGCCCCGGACCGCCAGCCCTTCGATGGCCGCCGCCAGATCCTCCACCTTTTGGCAGACCAGGTATTCGGTCCTCTGCGGAAGCCACCGTTGGTCCAGTAATTTTATCGTGCCGTTCCGCCAGGCGATGACTTTTTGCATCTCAAATTTTCCATTCTCTGTATCATGGCATTCAGTTTGACCAGGGGCAGCCCCATCACATTGAAGTAGCAGCCGTCTATCCTCTCCACCAGCAGCGACCCCAGGCCCTGGATCCCGTAGGCCCCGGCCTTGTCCATCGGTTCGCCGGTGGCAGCGTATCTTTTTATCTCCGGAAGGGACAGCTGGCGGAACTTTACCCTGGTCATCTCATGGCCGGTGAGCTCGATCTGGCTGAGGGGATCGTACAGACAGAGGCCGGTATATACCTGGTGCCACCGGCCGGACAATATTTTGATCATCCGCCGGGCATCTTTTTCATCGACCGGTTTTCCCAGAACATGGTGGCGGTAGGCCACCACCGTATCCGCCGCCAGTATCAGGCGGGAGCCGAATGATGCCCGCCATTTCTTTCCCAGAGACCGGGCCTTTTGTCCGGCCAGGTATTCCGATATCTTTTGGGGGTCCGATAAAACGCAGTTCTCCTCGTCCACCTCGGCCGGTTTGATGATGATATCCGCCCCCAGCCCCTCCAGCAATGCTTTGCGGCGGGGCGAGGCCGAGGCCAGCAGCAAAGGCGGCCAGTTTATGAAGTTTGATATCTTGGCCAAACCGCCCTGGCGCTCACTTTATATTCGAACTGTTTATCAGGCGAATTCCGGTAAAGATGGTAACCGCAGCAGGCGATCATGGCGGCATTGTCGGTGCAAAGCTCGGGATCGGGAATGATCATCTCCTGCCCCTCCTGCCTGCCGAACCAAACCATTTTTTCACGGAGGGCCTGGTTGGAGGCCACTCCGCCCACTACCGCCATGGTATGGCAGTTCGTCAGGAGGGCCGCCCTTCGCAGCTTTTCCACCAGCACCTCGAACACCGCCTCCTGAAAGCCGGCGCAGATGGAGGAGAGTTCCTCATCAGAAACACCACCCTTCTCCCGGCTCTGCAGATGATTGAGCACCGCTGTCTTGAGGCCGGAGAAGGAGAAATCCAGGCTGTCCTGCCCCAGCAGGGCCCGGGGAAATTTCACCGGCTTGGTCTTATTGGCCGCCGCCAGCCGTTCGATCAGCGGTCCGCCGGGATAGCCCAGCCCCATCATCTTGGCGGACTTGTCAAAGGCCTCGCCGGCGGCGTCATCCAGGGTCTGGCCCAGC contains the following coding sequences:
- a CDS encoding septum formation protein Maf; the encoded protein is MNWPPLLLASASPRRKALLEGLGADIIIKPAEVDEENCVLSDPQKISEYLAGQKARSLGKKWRASFGSRLILAADTVVAYRHHVLGKPVDEKDARRMIKILSGRWHQVYTGLCLYDPLSQIELTGHEMTRVKFRQLSLPEIKRYAATGEPMDKAGAYGIQGLGSLLVERIDGCYFNVMGLPLVKLNAMIQRMENLRCKKSSPGGTAR
- a CDS encoding tRNA (adenosine(37)-N6)-threonylcarbamoyltransferase complex transferase subunit TsaD, yielding MMVLGIESSCDETSASLVQDGEIVLSNVIYSQLIHQQYGGVVPELAARDHLNRVSQVAEEALTKAGADHGRLDLIAVTNKPGLAGALLVGYSYAQGLALSLGKPLVPVNHVAGHIYSAFLSRPDLKLPLLALAVSGGHTSLFFMDRDHKISLLGQTLDDAAGEAFDKSAKMMGLGYPGGPLIERLAAANKTKPVKFPRALLGQDSLDFSFSGLKTAVLNHLQSREKGGVSDEELSSICAGFQEAVFEVLVEKLRRAALLTNCHTMAVVGGVASNQALREKMVWFGRQEGQEMIIPDPELCTDNAAMIACCGYHLYRNSPDKQFEYKVSARAVWPRYQTS